In Candida orthopsilosis Co 90-125, chromosome 4 draft sequence, the genomic stretch GTACATCATTAACACGAGGGAGTGATAGGATTGGATACTGGTCTGTGAGTTGTGGTGACAGCATGTGGTCTCTTTAGTGGTGTGGGATGTATTAGAAGTCTGTTGTGATACtttttttggaattttttcTGATGTCATCTCATGAAAAACAGTGTCGCGTTTAAAAATTATGACACTATTCACGACACCGTTATGAGGGCACAACAGATGTCTCTCTCGATGGTCCATTGCCAAACGAAAAGGGTGTACAGAGCAGGAAGATATACACATTTGCTTCTACTATATCTCGATGAGTTAATTTCCCTTAAATAATTTATGCGTTTATTCTAATGTACAAAGTGTAGTTCtataaaattgaaaaaaaacCTTCTTAATATATGTCCCAAAGTTATTGATCCTCTCTAAGCAGTGTTTTCTACGTATTGTGGATCGGCGTAgaaatattcatcaacaacaaccttGAACTCTTCagtttctttgttgtatGAATCGATGTGGAAACTAGTTAAATCTTTGACAACAATGTTGGCGCCTGAATTCCTAACCTTTTCTGGGTCGTAAGTTGAGCAGATACCAACAACCATAGCACCGGCATCCTTACCTGCAGAAATACCAGCTGGAGcatcttcaaaaacaacaaccttGGCATGGTTAGCACCAAAGCCCAAGTTTTCTCTGGCATTCAAGTAACCTTGAGGATGTGGTTTACCTTTGGTGACTTTTTCAGCAGTGATAAAGGTGTCtggtttttcaattgtcaacaatttcaaccatttAGTGGCTAATGGCAAAGTACCAGAGGTAACAATAGCCCACCTCTGTCTACCATCATCTGTGTTTTCTTTGGAGTACTTGTCAAATGatttaaccaattcaacGGCACCTGGAATAGCTTTAGCATGATGACCGAATGAATCGGGTATGTCACCTTCCCACTGTGTAACTTGTTCTTCAATAGCATCTTCTGGTGACCATTTTTTGATAACGTCAAATGTACGACATCCATGAGAAGTTCTAATAACCTCTTCTGGGTCAAA encodes the following:
- a CDS encoding Rhr2 Glycerol 3-phosphatase — protein: MTREQPPAIFYVNAALFDCDGTLVNSTGAISEFWREFGKTRPHFDPEEVIRTSHGCRTFDVIKKWSPEDAIEEQVTQWEGDIPDSFGHHAKAIPGAVELVKSFDKYSKENTDDGRQRWAIVTSGTLPLATKWLKLLTIEKPDTFITAEKVTKGKPHPQGYLNARENLGFGANHAKVVVFEDAPAGISAGKDAGAMVVGICSTYDPEKVRNSGANIVVKDLTSFHIDSYNKETEEFKVVVDEYFYADPQYVENTA